Below is a window of Ralstonia pickettii DNA.
GACGGCGGCATCGACACCACGCCGTGGAAGGTGTTGCCCGCAAAGAAGAAGCTCGCTGCCGTCACGGCCAGAATGCCAATCAGGATGGCGCCCTTCACGCGCAGGTGGTCCAGGGCCACTATCAAGAAGAAGCCGACCACCGCCAGGATGACCGAAGGCTGGTGCACATCGCCCAGCGTCACGAGCGTCGCCGGATTCCCGACGATCAGCCCGGCTCCTCGCAGCGACACGATGCCCAGGAACAATCCGATACCCGCAGTGATCGCCACACGAATCGAATGCGGAATGCCGTTGACGATCATCTCGCGAATGCGGAACACGCTCACCAGCAGGAACAGGCAGCCAGAGATGAACACCGCGCCGAGCGCCGCCTGCCACGTAAAGCCCATGCCCTTGACCACGGCGTACGCAAAGTAGGCGTTCAGGCCCATGCCCGGCGCCATCGCAATCGGGTAGTTGGCGTACATCCCCATGATGATCGTGCCGATCGCCGCGGCAATGCAGGTGGCGACAAACACCGCGTCGTGCGGCATGCCCGCGTCGGCCAGGATGTTCGGGTTGACGAAGATGATGTACGCCATGGTGAGGAACGTGGTCAGCCCCGCAAGCACTTCCGTGCGGACGTTGGTCTGGTGTTCCTCGAGCTTGAAAGTGCGCGCAAGCCAGGTCATTCAGGTTGTCTCCTCTTGTTGTGAAGTGTCATCGCCGGCCGACGCTGTCCTGCGTCTGACTCCCCCGATGCACGCCCACCATGGGGCGACACTACTCTTAGCAAGATTCCGGCACCCCAAGGCGGCGCGGTCGAAATACTGTTCATGCGTATGGAATGATGAAAGACGCGACGGCCATGTGCCAGGCCCCGCGCGGGATGCGCATGATGCCCGAAACGCCGTGCCCGTGCATCCGGCCGGCGAGATCCGTCGCATTGGCAGCGCGAGGGCGGACTTCATCGTAAAGCCGTACCCGTTTCTGCGAAATCCAAACGCCACGGGGCATTTAGGGCGATCACCGTACCTGTTTCTGCGCTTGTTTCCGCAGAAACAGGTACGGCCCCCTGCAGGAATAAGAGCGCGTCATAACAAGCAAAG
It encodes the following:
- a CDS encoding NCS2 family permease; this encodes MTWLARTFKLEEHQTNVRTEVLAGLTTFLTMAYIIFVNPNILADAGMPHDAVFVATCIAAAIGTIIMGMYANYPIAMAPGMGLNAYFAYAVVKGMGFTWQAALGAVFISGCLFLLVSVFRIREMIVNGIPHSIRVAITAGIGLFLGIVSLRGAGLIVGNPATLVTLGDVHQPSVILAVVGFFLIVALDHLRVKGAILIGILAVTAASFFFAGNTFHGVVSMPPSLAPTLLQLDIMGALSVGILNVVLVFFLVELFDATGTLMGVANRAGLLKQGKMDRLNKALLADSTAIMAGSLLGTSSTTAYIESASGVQAGGRTGLTALTVAALFLLCLFFSPLAGVVPAYATAPALLYLSCLMLRELVDLNWEDTTEAVPAVLTALMMPFTYSIANGVAFGFITYSGLKLFTGRMREVPVIVWIISAVFLFRFFYLSGGH